The Prosthecobacter sp. SYSU 5D2 nucleotide sequence AGTTGCCAAAGCCGGGCTATTATGCTGTTCTATCAATATCATGCCTTCAATCTTAGGAAAAGAAGCTAGAGAAATCAACTGGGAGACTAAATGGTCTTTGTTGGCTCCCTTTATTCAACGTTATGGAAGCGGTTCCCTGGCCTATGCGACACTTCAGCAGGGCATGGAATATTTCGTGCATGAGCTGGGCTACATCGCCTTCATCACGACCACCCATCCGGTCTTTGCCCGCAAGCCCAAGCGCATTGTACTGACGGATCCTATCTGCGATCCCAACAACCGGCAGGCTTTGATCTCGGCCTTTCTCCAGGAGTTTCCATCCGCAGTCTTTGGGGTCGTCTCGGAGGAGTGCGCGACGCTGCTGCGTCAGATGGGTTTCAAGGTGAACTGCGTGGGTTATGAACCGGAACTGCCCATCCAAACATACAATACGTCAGGCAACTGGAAGGAGCTGGATATGATCAAGCGGGCCCGGAATGAAGCCCGGCGTGAGGGAATCAGCATCCGTGAAGTGGACATCACCCAAGTACCCCTTGAGCAGTTGAACGCGCTTTCGGCCAAATGGCTCCAGGGCAAAAAGGTGAATGACCGTGAAATCTGGATCTACGCCAGGCGGCCCGTTTACCAGCACGAGCAGGATGTGCGCAAATTTGTGGCCTTTGACAAAGAAGGCACGGCCGTCGGTTACGTCTTCTATGATCCCATGTATCGGGACGGGAAAATCTATGGTTACTCCGCCAACATCGTGCGTTGTGATGAGGCACTCTATGGCCGTCTGGCCACATCCATCCACATGGTGGCCATGGAGGTCTTCAAGCCAGAAGGCGCGGAAATTTTAAACCTCATGCTATGCCCCTTCACCCATCTGGAGAATGGCCTCTATGCGGATGATTTGATGACCAAATGGTTCTTCCAGATCAGCCAGCGATTCGGCGGTGAGATTTACAATTTCAAAGGGCTGGCCTTTCACAAATCCAAATATCGCGGCCAAGAAAAGCCGGTTTATTACGCCTCCAACAGCCTCCTGCCGTCCAATGACGTTTACCTGGCCTTCCTGACGGCGGACATTGCCAAGAGCTACTTCGCCACGATGAATCTGCTGGGCATCGGCATGATGAAGGAGCTCTTCAAAAGCAAGCCCGCGCCTGTGAAAGAGACTGCCGGGGCCGCAAAAAAATGACGCGTACATGGGCCCCGGTGCTGAGCACCGAAGCCAGGGCATTGATCCTGCACAAATCCCGAAGACGGATCAGCTCACCTCCAGCCCCAGGTAGGCTTTGGCATTGGCGTAGCAGATGTTTTTGACCATGCTGCCAGTCAGTTCATCATCGTCAGGGATGAGACCGCCTTCGATGTCATTGCCAAGAAGATTGCAAAGGGTGCGGCGGAAGTATTCATGCCGGGGGAAGGACATGAAGCTGCGGCTGTCTGTGAGCATGCCGATGAAACGGCTGAGCAGGCCCAGGTTGCTGAGGGCATTGATCTGCCATTCCATGCCTTCCTTCTGGTCCACAAACCACCAGCCGGAGCCGAACTGGACTTTGCCCGGTGTGGTGCCGTCGGCAAAGTTGCCGGCCATGGTGCCGAAGACGTAGTTGTCTGCCGGATTGACGTTGTAGAGCACGGTCTTGGGCAGGGCGTTTTCCGTGTCCAGCGCATCCAGGAAACGGCTCAGGCTTTCGGCCTGCGGAAAGTCTCCGATGCTGTCGCAACCGACATCAGCACCCACCTTTTTGGCCAGACGGGTGTTGTTGTTGCGCACCGGCCCCAGGTGAAGCTGCATGGTCCATTTGCGCCGCGCATT carries:
- a CDS encoding DUF2156 domain-containing protein; translation: MPSILGKEAREINWETKWSLLAPFIQRYGSGSLAYATLQQGMEYFVHELGYIAFITTTHPVFARKPKRIVLTDPICDPNNRQALISAFLQEFPSAVFGVVSEECATLLRQMGFKVNCVGYEPELPIQTYNTSGNWKELDMIKRARNEARREGISIREVDITQVPLEQLNALSAKWLQGKKVNDREIWIYARRPVYQHEQDVRKFVAFDKEGTAVGYVFYDPMYRDGKIYGYSANIVRCDEALYGRLATSIHMVAMEVFKPEGAEILNLMLCPFTHLENGLYADDLMTKWFFQISQRFGGEIYNFKGLAFHKSKYRGQEKPVYYASNSLLPSNDVYLAFLTADIAKSYFATMNLLGIGMMKELFKSKPAPVKETAGAAKK